In Mycobacterium sp. Aquia_216, a genomic segment contains:
- the nthA gene encoding nitrile hydratase subunit alpha, with protein sequence MNDRFNHPHDRETESAAKVRALEALLIEKGVIASTTVDKVLGYFESEMTPLNGQKIVARAWVDPEFARLLAADAPAAIAMLDLPEGMAGAEGEHIAAVVNEEGVHNLVICTLCSCFPWPVLGLPPYWYKDPVFRARAAREPRRVLTELGVLLSDDTEVRVWDSSGHSRWFVIPARPAGTDGWSEEQLASLVTTESMIGVEIIPPQGELAAAGAIP encoded by the coding sequence ATGAATGATCGATTCAACCATCCGCACGACCGGGAGACGGAGAGCGCCGCAAAGGTGCGGGCGCTCGAGGCCCTTCTGATAGAGAAGGGAGTGATCGCCTCGACGACGGTCGACAAGGTGTTGGGCTACTTCGAATCGGAGATGACCCCCCTCAACGGTCAAAAGATCGTGGCGCGCGCCTGGGTTGACCCGGAGTTCGCTCGCCTGCTGGCTGCCGACGCCCCGGCCGCGATCGCAATGCTCGACCTGCCCGAAGGGATGGCGGGCGCCGAGGGGGAGCACATTGCTGCAGTCGTGAACGAGGAAGGGGTGCACAACCTGGTGATCTGTACTTTGTGTTCCTGCTTCCCGTGGCCGGTGTTGGGTCTGCCGCCGTACTGGTACAAGGATCCGGTGTTCCGAGCCCGGGCTGCGCGCGAGCCGCGCAGAGTCCTGACCGAGCTCGGTGTTCTGCTGTCCGATGACACCGAGGTTCGGGTGTGGGACTCCAGCGGTCATTCGCGCTGGTTCGTCATCCCGGCCCGGCCCGCCGGCACCGACGGGTGGTCTGAAGAACAGCTCGCGTCGCTGGTGACGACCGAATCGATGATCGGGGTCGAGATCATCCCGCCACAGGGCGAGTTGGCTGCCGCCGGGGCCATCCCGTGA
- the nthB gene encoding nitrile hydratase subunit beta, with translation MKLQHALGGLEGLGPLGYERRVFVQAWETRIFGIHVALMGLSSSLRGALPGYDLDATGTTFATPWTWADLRKGAEAMNPLDYFKFRYYERWLAGISGYCVEQGYITADELDAATSHFRDETDAPLPVAAAGAIDAQVIRYLREGDSARRSGAKPRFRVGDRVRVANPPTGSHTRLPGYLRNKVGVVESTAEGTYTYFCSTGGDGLGDPVPVHVVCFSGEELFGEVAETNPSPVYAELYEPYLTTLHQ, from the coding sequence GTGAAATTGCAGCATGCGCTCGGGGGCCTGGAGGGCCTCGGTCCCCTGGGCTACGAGCGTCGGGTGTTCGTGCAGGCCTGGGAGACCAGGATCTTCGGCATACACGTTGCATTGATGGGATTGAGCTCTTCACTTCGCGGGGCCTTGCCCGGGTACGACCTGGACGCGACCGGCACCACCTTCGCCACGCCGTGGACCTGGGCCGACCTGCGCAAGGGCGCTGAAGCGATGAATCCCCTCGACTACTTCAAGTTCAGGTACTACGAGAGGTGGCTGGCCGGGATCAGCGGCTACTGTGTCGAGCAGGGCTACATCACGGCCGACGAGTTGGACGCGGCTACGAGCCACTTCCGCGACGAGACCGACGCCCCACTTCCGGTGGCCGCCGCCGGGGCGATCGATGCCCAGGTGATCCGCTACCTACGTGAAGGCGACTCAGCCCGTCGGAGCGGAGCGAAGCCACGGTTTCGCGTCGGCGACCGCGTCCGGGTCGCCAATCCACCGACGGGGTCTCACACCCGTCTGCCGGGCTACCTCCGCAACAAAGTCGGTGTCGTCGAGTCGACGGCTGAAGGCACCTACACCTACTTCTGCAGCACTGGCGGTGATGGCCTGGGGGATCCCGTCCCCGTCCACGTCGTCTGCTTCTCCGGGGAGGAGCTGTTCGGCGAGGTCGCAGAGACCAACCCAAGCCCCGTCTACGCCGAGCTCTACGAGCCCTACCTGACCACCCTCCACCAGTGA